The DNA segment TAAAGTGGGGTCGTCATGGTTACCGGGCAGCCACAGGGTTTCGGGGGCGACATGCTGAGTTAGGCGCTGAAAGCGCTGGTAGGCCGCTACGCTGGCGTGGTTGGCTATATCGCCGGTGGCTAGGAGTAAGTCGCAACCGTCTTGCTCTTGCTCGATAAGGTCTAACACAGCACTGAGGCTGTGATCGGTGTCGAGGTTGAGTAAGCGCTCACCCGGCTGCTCGCCCAAATGACTATCGGTTAGTTGTAACACCCTCAATGCTACCGGCGTATCTACTGTTGCTGCCAAACTCGTCAAACCCTTAGCTGGTAACGTCGGCAACTATGCACTGATACACCTATGCCGCGCGCTATGTGAATATATCTGCCATTAACTGTCTAGATTATGGCGCATAAACTTTACTCTATCCCCTGAGCGGGAAGTGCGTCTAGTAACTATTTTACTAAAGCGCTGTTTTTTTACCCTAAAGACAGCTCAGTGGCTGATCGACATGGCCAAAATTTACACAATGTTTTAACCACTGCCCCAATAATTTGTTTAACTGTGCTTTTTCATCGCGTTGAAACATGGATTTATTGGGGTAATCATAGTTAGAGCGCAAACGGTGGTTGCCGTGAAAAGCCGACACCTCCGCCATGCGCGCATCATGGTATACCCGCAAGGTAAAGTGCGGCGCCGGCGCCCAATCTAGCTGGCCGGCAAAGCTCGACTCCAGCTGGCTAAACTCCATAATCGTGGTGTAGGCGCAACGCTCCAATACCTCAAGCCGAAAGTGCGCGCGCTGCTGGGCGGGCAGCTGCACCCAAAACTCACGCAAGCTGACACTAGCCATGTCAGGCATAAGCTTCATCACCCTCGCATAATTGGCTTCACATTCGGCCATTTGCCCCGCTAAATCGGTTGTTTGTTTTTTTAGCATGTTTACATCTATACCACTTTCTAGGAATATGCTCTCTACCGAGAGTTTAGCAGCTCTGGCTAGGCAATTCTTATAATCACTGTACATCCTTCTATACTAGCCAGCCCTGCAACTAACTCCATCTTCACGATACAATTTTCATGCTAAACAGGACAGTTTATGAAAGCTTATACGCGGCCGCTTACCTCCATCGTTATGGCCCTTAGTTGCATAACAGCCAGCTATGCCGACACCTTGCAAGATATCTATGAGTTGGCACTGAGCAATGATGCCAAGCTGAAAGCCGCCGAGGCCAACTACCGTGCCAATATAGAAACAGAAGAACAGGCCTTTTCACAATTACTGCCCCAGATAGTCGGCACCGCCAGCTATACAAAATCCGATAACGATGTATTAAGCCGAGGTGCTAATTTAACTCCCGGTGTGCCCAATGCCTTTTACTCGGCCACAGATACCCAAACCGATAGCGAAGAAGAAAACTATAGTATTAGCCTGCAGCAAAAAGTATTTGATTTACCCACTTGGTTTGATTTTAAAGGTGGCAAGGCCATTACCAAACAGGCCGAAGCACAACTAGCCGCTGACCAACAGGCCCTGATGGTACGCACCGTAGAAGCCTATTTTAATGTGCTGCGCGCCAGAGACAACTTAGAGGCCGCCAAAGCCGAGGAGCAAGCTACCAAGCGCCAGCTAGAACAAACTCAGCAACGCTACGATGTCGGCCTTATCGCCATTACAGATGTACACGAAGCCCGTGCGGTATA comes from the Dasania marina DSM 21967 genome and includes:
- a CDS encoding DUF1249 domain-containing protein, whose translation is MLKKQTTDLAGQMAECEANYARVMKLMPDMASVSLREFWVQLPAQQRAHFRLEVLERCAYTTIMEFSQLESSFAGQLDWAPAPHFTLRVYHDARMAEVSAFHGNHRLRSNYDYPNKSMFQRDEKAQLNKLLGQWLKHCVNFGHVDQPLSCL